The Akkermansia muciniphila genome contains a region encoding:
- a CDS encoding TQO small subunit DoxD, whose amino-acid sequence MKEERFHDSSLQPEAYRWAAVIALPLRLVVGWTYFSAFWRRLVLENKLIPEDPGYIGVKFNHFLPNALGIKPVIEYLVTHPSELWWFMAAFTIIEFLVGLMLMLGLLTRLAAVGVFSLALGILLGSGWLGTTCLDEWQIGILGMCAGLLLFLTGGGSCSLDRKLAQLPCCTRRASLFAWVASGPLPLGYRKLAKVSIWSAVFMMFVTLGTNQFFHGGVWGPLHNKSVKPLLEVSGASLSEDGLRFNVYRTEGVDTYGSFLVRVRLTDGQGNTLWKMEADELSALPPSAIENSYIARIKPGAFGLVIPLGAKAGVTLPAALPVVPEGPVSVVLTDVSGKEWSAPVRKAGGA is encoded by the coding sequence ATGAAAGAAGAACGTTTCCATGATTCCTCCCTCCAGCCTGAGGCCTACCGCTGGGCCGCGGTGATAGCCCTTCCTCTCCGCCTGGTGGTGGGCTGGACGTATTTCTCCGCTTTCTGGCGCCGCCTAGTTCTGGAAAACAAGCTGATCCCGGAAGACCCGGGCTACATCGGCGTCAAATTCAACCATTTTCTGCCCAATGCTCTGGGAATCAAGCCGGTCATTGAGTATCTGGTGACGCACCCGTCTGAACTCTGGTGGTTCATGGCGGCGTTCACCATCATTGAATTCCTGGTAGGGCTAATGCTCATGCTGGGGCTGCTGACGCGTCTGGCGGCCGTAGGCGTTTTCTCCCTGGCGCTGGGGATTCTGCTGGGTTCCGGGTGGCTGGGGACCACCTGCCTGGATGAATGGCAGATAGGCATTCTGGGAATGTGCGCCGGGCTTCTCCTCTTCCTGACGGGTGGCGGTTCCTGCTCCCTGGACCGCAAGCTGGCGCAGCTCCCATGCTGCACTCGCCGGGCCTCCCTGTTTGCGTGGGTGGCGTCCGGTCCGCTGCCGCTGGGGTACCGGAAGCTGGCTAAGGTTTCCATCTGGTCCGCCGTGTTCATGATGTTCGTCACGCTGGGAACCAACCAGTTCTTCCATGGCGGGGTTTGGGGGCCGCTCCATAACAAGTCCGTGAAGCCTCTGCTGGAAGTAAGCGGGGCTTCCCTGTCCGAGGATGGCCTGCGCTTCAACGTATACCGCACGGAGGGCGTGGACACCTACGGTTCCTTCCTGGTCCGCGTCCGGCTGACGGACGGACAGGGAAATACCCTGTGGAAGATGGAGGCGGACGAGCTTTCCGCCCTCCCTCCTTCCGCTATTGAAAATAGTTATATCGCGCGGATCAAGCCGGGAGCTTTCGGTCTGGTTATTCCGCTGGGGGCGAAGGCCGGCGTGACGCTCCCCGCCGCGCTGCCCGTGGTTCCGGAAGGTCCGGTCTCTGTGGTGCTGACGGACGTGAGCGGCAAGGAATGGTCCGCTCCGGTCCGGAAGGCTGGCGGTGCGTGA